One window from the genome of Cryptococcus neoformans var. neoformans JEC21 chromosome 12 sequence encodes:
- a CDS encoding nucleus protein, putative, with the protein MGYGAVAVKDIEEGTPLFHVPDDLILSAYTSDLKDHLDASEWDQLNKGWAQLILVMMWETIKGSKSRWAGYLANMPVLFETPMFWTERQREQLSGTDIADRIGREDAEAEYTSVLAPFIKAHPDLFPVDSPHITMDAFHIQGSRILSRSFTVPLHRFGRSHSQSRSDGNSEKESDDEDEEEMVVMIPFADMLNAAWGKDNAHLYVDEDTIEGFDEGVVMKSTQLVKQSEQIYNTYDSPPNSELLRKYGHVDVLPLPSDMLDLLNETELGSWPYGNPGDEVLLQGDLIVGCVTTKLGGAHMKATLQDRIDWWLEEGQEDIFPLNFSHDIDDGLISFIRLLLHDSDWDRAHKKGRMPRAIIDETVADVLHEIINQRLAQYKQNIEHDLKVVRSSYHGADDKPVTSLGRNESAAVVRLGEKRILYLARRKIAQATAGQKSSQKRKNNSTLMGKGKRIH; encoded by the exons ATGGGGTATGGTGCTGTAGCTGTCAAAGACATCGAG GAAGGAACTCCTTTGTTCCATGTACCCGACGACCTCATTTTGTCAGCTTATACTTCTGATCTGAAAGATCATCTCGATGCCTCTGAGTGGGATCAGCTCAATAAAGGATGGGCGCAACTCATACTAGTGATGATGTGGGAAACTATCAAAGGATCAAAAAGTCGCTGGGCAGGGTATCTTG CAAATATGCCTGTGTTGTTTGAGACTCCAATGTTCTGGACTGAACGGCAGAGAGAACAGCTATCGGGGACGGACATTGCAG ATCGTATCGGGAGAGAGGACGCAGAAGCTGAATATACTAGCGTATTGGCACCATTTATCAAA GCCCATCCTGATCTATTCCCTGTAGATTCACCCCATATAACTATGGACGCCTTCCACATTCAAGGATCTAGGATTCTTTCTCGTTCCTTCACTGTACCTCTCCATCGCTTTGGACGATCACACTCACAGTCTAGATCGGATGGTAATAGTGAAAAggaaagtgatgatgaagatgaggaggagatggttgTCATGATTCCCTTTGCCGATATGCTGAATGCTGCCTGGGGGAAGGATAATGCCCATCTGTATGTTGATGAGGACACTATTGAGGgctttgatgaaggagttgTAATGAAGTCTACTCAATTAGTAAAGCAATCAGAACAAATA TACAACACCTATGATTCCCCTCCTAACTCTGAACTCCTTCGCAAATATGGTCATGTTGATGTTCTGCCTTTGCCATCAGATATGCTAGACTTACTCAACGAGACCGAATTAGGTTCATGGCCTTATGGAAATCCTGGAGATGAAGTGTTGCTTCAGGGCGATCTCATTGTGGGGTGTGTGACCACAAAGTTGGGTGGAGCACACATGAAGGCAACTCTGCAAGATCGCATTGATTGGtggcttgaagaagggcaagagga TATATTTCCTCTGAACTTCTCACACGATATTGATGATGGGTTAATCTCATTCATCCGTTTACTACTTCATGACTCAGATTGGGATAGAGCACACAAGAAGGGCAGAATGCCGCGTGCCATAATTGATGAAACAGTGGCTGATGTTCTGCATGAAATTATTAATCAAAGGCTGGCCCAGTATAAGCAAAACATAGAG CATGATCTCAAAGTAGTGAGAAGTTCATATCATGGGGCTGATGATAAACCAGTGACTTCTTTGGGAAGAAATGAgtctgctgctgttgttaGACTaggagaaaagaggattCTATACTTGGCCAGAAGGAAAATAGCACAAGCTACAGCTGGACAAAAGTCTTCTCAGAAGCGGAAGAACAATAGCACTTTGATGggcaaagggaagagaatTCATTGA
- a CDS encoding nucleus protein, putative, with amino-acid sequence MTSQALIQAEAFESQKFLTWFKESGGWYNEELVDIVSVPGMGYGAVAVKDIEEGTPLFHVPDDLILSAYTSDLKDHLDASEWDQLNKGWAQLILVMMWETIKGSKSRWAGYLANMPVLFETPMFWTERQREQLSGTDIADRIGREDAEAEYTSVLAPFIKAHPDLFPVDSPHITMDAFHIQGSRILSRSFTVPLHRFGRSHSQSRSDGNSEKESDDEDEEEMVVMIPFADMLNAAWGKDNAHLYVDEDTIEGFDEGVVMKSTQLVKQSEQIYNTYDSPPNSELLRKYGHVDVLPLPSDMLDLLNETELGSWPYGNPGDEVLLQGDLIVGCVTTKLGGAHMKATLQDRIDWWLEEGQEDIFPLNFSHDIDDGLISFIRLLLHDSDWDRAHKKGRMPRAIIDETVADVLHEIINQRLAQYKQNIEHDLKVVRSSYHGADDKPVTSLGRNESAAVVRLGEKRILYLARRKIAQATAGQKSSQKRKNNSTLMGKGKRIH; translated from the exons ATGACCTCGCAAGCTCTTATACAGGCTGAGGCCTTCGAAAGTCAAAAATTCTTAACATGGTTCAAGGAATCTGGAGGATGGTATAACGAAGAATTAGTAGACATTGTTTCGGTTCCAGGTATGGGGTATGGTGCTGTAGCTGTCAAAGACATCGAG GAAGGAACTCCTTTGTTCCATGTACCCGACGACCTCATTTTGTCAGCTTATACTTCTGATCTGAAAGATCATCTCGATGCCTCTGAGTGGGATCAGCTCAATAAAGGATGGGCGCAACTCATACTAGTGATGATGTGGGAAACTATCAAAGGATCAAAAAGTCGCTGGGCAGGGTATCTTG CAAATATGCCTGTGTTGTTTGAGACTCCAATGTTCTGGACTGAACGGCAGAGAGAACAGCTATCGGGGACGGACATTGCAG ATCGTATCGGGAGAGAGGACGCAGAAGCTGAATATACTAGCGTATTGGCACCATTTATCAAA GCCCATCCTGATCTATTCCCTGTAGATTCACCCCATATAACTATGGACGCCTTCCACATTCAAGGATCTAGGATTCTTTCTCGTTCCTTCACTGTACCTCTCCATCGCTTTGGACGATCACACTCACAGTCTAGATCGGATGGTAATAGTGAAAAggaaagtgatgatgaagatgaggaggagatggttgTCATGATTCCCTTTGCCGATATGCTGAATGCTGCCTGGGGGAAGGATAATGCCCATCTGTATGTTGATGAGGACACTATTGAGGgctttgatgaaggagttgTAATGAAGTCTACTCAATTAGTAAAGCAATCAGAACAAATA TACAACACCTATGATTCCCCTCCTAACTCTGAACTCCTTCGCAAATATGGTCATGTTGATGTTCTGCCTTTGCCATCAGATATGCTAGACTTACTCAACGAGACCGAATTAGGTTCATGGCCTTATGGAAATCCTGGAGATGAAGTGTTGCTTCAGGGCGATCTCATTGTGGGGTGTGTGACCACAAAGTTGGGTGGAGCACACATGAAGGCAACTCTGCAAGATCGCATTGATTGGtggcttgaagaagggcaagagga TATATTTCCTCTGAACTTCTCACACGATATTGATGATGGGTTAATCTCATTCATCCGTTTACTACTTCATGACTCAGATTGGGATAGAGCACACAAGAAGGGCAGAATGCCGCGTGCCATAATTGATGAAACAGTGGCTGATGTTCTGCATGAAATTATTAATCAAAGGCTGGCCCAGTATAAGCAAAACATAGAG CATGATCTCAAAGTAGTGAGAAGTTCATATCATGGGGCTGATGATAAACCAGTGACTTCTTTGGGAAGAAATGAgtctgctgctgttgttaGACTaggagaaaagaggattCTATACTTGGCCAGAAGGAAAATAGCACAAGCTACAGCTGGACAAAAGTCTTCTCAGAAGCGGAAGAACAATAGCACTTTGATGggcaaagggaagagaatTCATTGA